One window of the Nothobranchius furzeri strain GRZ-AD chromosome 3, NfurGRZ-RIMD1, whole genome shotgun sequence genome contains the following:
- the cpne1 gene encoding copine-1 isoform X1: MAVVIRLQGLPIVAGTMDIRHFFSGLTIPDGGVHIVGGEHGEAFIVFGTDEDARLGMMRTGGSIKNSKVSLLLSSKTEMQNMIELSRRRFEAGAVEITAPAAGNVNRQASAASITTVQSGAGARSGSHGNQGFSNTPSSVTTVSTSQEQQSSKAVVSLSNVVPNFPNSYSSTPTITTALAPLSAGPPPMPPLSNMPSMPPMSTLPTIPVPPPVSTLPPIPSVAPLSQVPPGPPMSHLPHMSSLPPFNPSLPPPAGLGSGLPLGTPNPMLFNPLSPLASLGLQAHMKAAAAAAATGAGGTNPDELYVHLQHLPFSCTEMEVREFFRGLGVEGVRLHRDGHGRLNGRAMVKFFSPQDSFEALKRGGGMMGQRFIEITPGSAHQWASLNDSVTLLSPHTIGKPSNSELQDQQLRRSNIGILGRDQRDRSRSPHRKEFCVYLKGLPYEADKKQIKEFFKNLSIVDDSIYIAYGPNGRATGEGFLEFKSEQDYKHALAAHMQYMGSRFIQVHPISRKGMIEKIDAIRKRESGQGDGKNQDGMKSPRNCAHITNIPYNISRKDVSAFLEGVGIYEDTLKVLTDSHGNGLGQAIFQLQTEEDARKVERLHRQKLNGRDAFIHLVTFEQMKEIERNPPPQNKRGQRNQNQNQNQHQQVQPSPQQTPINPFAGVSGEEFNFFRNTMGNINSSPFVTPFPAPGNGLAGPPPLPPIAAGLGEVNLGVTPPLVPGIPGPPILEPPGFRPGTVGGAPYGQDGLRGMPPFDNTNRKGGTGGQNRGGGTNNNQGHPAGGAAGGQQVFTPGTENLRNQPAPGGSNNPNNPNNQRAPAGPTVVKLQNMPFTVSVDEILDFFYGYQVLPGSVCLQFSEKGMPTGEAMVAFQNHEEATAAVMELNDRPIGARKVKISLG, from the coding sequence ATGGCAGTAGTCATCAGGCTGCAAGGTCTGCCCATAGTGGCTGGCACCATGGACATCAGACACTTCTTCTCTGGCCTCACCATTCCTGATGGGGGAGTGCATATCGTTGGGGGTGAACATGGTGAAGCTTTCATCGTGTTTGGCACTGATGAGGATGCTCGACTAGGGATGATGCGAACAGGCGGGTCCATCAAAAACTCAAAAGTGTCACTGTTGCTTAGTAGCAAAACAGAAATGCAGAATATGATTGAACTTAGCCGCCGTAGGTTTGAAGCTGGAGCTGTAGAGATAACTGcacctgcagcaggaaatgttAACCGTCAAGCAAGTGCAGCCTCCATTACTACAGTGCAATCAGGGGCAGGAGCACGATCTGGTAGCCATGGAAACCAGGGTTTCAGTAACACCCCAAGCTCGGTGACCACAGTAAGCACATCTCAAGAACAACAGAGCAGCAAAGCAGTTGTCTCATTATCCAATGTGGTGCCAAACTTTCCCAACAGCTACAGCTCAACCCCAACAATCACGACAGCTCTGGCGCCACTCAGTGCAGGCCCCCCACCGATGCCTCCACTTTCCAACATGCCATCTATGCCCCCTATGTCTACTCTTCCTACAATTCCAGTTCCTCCTCCAGTGTCAACTCTCCCCCCAATCCCTTCTGTTGCCCCACTATCCCAAGTACCCCCAGGTCCACCTATGTCTCACCTTCCTCATATGTCTTCCCTTCCTCCTTTCAACCCTTCTCTACCTCCACCAGCAGGACTAGGTTCAGGCCTTCCTCTTGGAACTCCGAACCCCATGCTTTTTAACCCTCTCTCTCCTCTGGCCTCACTTGGCCTTCAGGCCCATAtgaaagctgcagctgctgctgcagccaCTGGGGCAGGAGGAACCAATCCAGATGAATTGTATGTTCATCTGCAACATCTCCCATTCTCCTGTACAGAGATGGAAGTCAGAGAATTTTTTCGTGGTCTGGGGGTGGAAGGGGTTCGCTTACATAGGGATGGGCATGGTCGATTAAATGGCAGGGCTATGGTCAAGTTCTTTTCACCCCAAGACAGTTTTGAGGCCTTGAAAAGAGGTGGTGGCATGATGGGCCAAAGATTCATTGAGATAACCCCAGGTTCTGCCCATCAGTGGGCAAGCCTTAATGACAGTGTGACACTTCTTTCTCCTCACACTATCGGCAAACCAAGTAACAGTGAGTTACAGGACCAACAACTCCGCCGTAGTAATATTGGAATATTAGGCAGAGATCAACGAGACCGGTCACGATCTCCACACAGAAAGGAATTCTGTGTTTATCTAAAGGGTCTTCCTTATGAAGCTGACAAAAAACAGATAAAGGAGTTCTTTAAGAATTTGTCCATTGTGGACGATAGCATCTATATTGCCTATGGCCCAAATGGGCGGGCTACAGGAGAGGGCTTCCTTGAATTCAAATCAGAACAAGACTACAAGCATGCTCTTGCAGCTCACATGCAATATATGGGCTCCCGCTTTATCCAAGTTCACCCAATTAGCCGAAAAGGGATGATTGAAAAGATTGATGCTATCCGTAAACGTGAATCAGGCCAGGGGGATGGCAAGAACCAGGATGGCATGAAATCTCCAAGGAATTGTGCCCATATTACCAATATCCCTTATAATATTTCCAGAAAGGATGTTAGTGCCTTCCTTGAAGGTGTGGGCATTTATGAGGATACCCTCAAGGTTCTGACAGATAGCCATGGTAATGGTTTGGGGCAAGCCATTTTCCAGTTGCAAACTGAGGAAGATGCTCGCAAGGTTGAAAGGCTGCATAGGCAAAAACTTAATGGCCGTGATGCTTTTATTCATCTAGTTACCTTTGAGCAGATGAAGGAAATTGAGCGAAATCCTCCACCTCAAAACAAGAGAGGGCAACGCAACCAGAACCAAAACCAAAATCAGCACCAGCAAGTGCAGCCCAGTCCCCAGCAAACCCCAATCAATCCCTTCGCCGGAGTCAGTGGTGAAGAGTTTAATTTCTTCAGAAACACCATGGGGAACATCAACAGCAGTCCCTTTGTGACTCCATTCCCTGCTCCAGGGAATGGACTGGCAGGCCCCCCTCCTCTCCCCCCAATAGCTGCAGGGCTAGGGGAAGTGAATCTTGGTGTCACTCCGCCCCTAGTACCAGGAATTCCTGGACCACCAATCTTGGAGCCACCTGGCTTTCGTCCTGGAACTGTGGGAGGAGCACCATATGGCCAAGATGGACTCAGAGGTATGCCACCTTTTGACAATACCAACAGAAAAGGTGGtactggaggacaaaacagagGAGGGGGGACCAACAACAACCAGGGACATCCAGCTGGTGGAGCTGCTggtggacagcaagtgttcactccAGGGACAGAAAACCTCCGCAACCAGCCAGCTCCAGGAGGATCCAATAATCCCAATAATCCCAACAATCAACGTGCTCCTGCTGGCCCAACAGTTGTAAAACTGCAGAATATGCCTTTCACTGTTAGTGTGGATGAGATTTTGGACTTTTTCTATGGCTACCAAGTATTGCCAGGCTCAGTCTGTCTACAGTTCAGTGAGAAAGGCATGCCAACTGGCGAAGCAATGGTGGCCTTCCAGAACCATGAGGAGGCCACTGCTGCCGTCATGGAACTCAATGACAGACCTATTGGAGCACGCAAGGTCAAGATAAGCCTAGGCTGA